The following are encoded together in the Thunnus maccoyii chromosome 18, fThuMac1.1, whole genome shotgun sequence genome:
- the LOC121884530 gene encoding pentraxin fusion protein-like encodes MKFSGVLFLVAISTMLAVSDGIKTVVFPTETNTDYVELSPLKSLNLAAFTLCMRVATELSGHREVILFAYRTPDADELNVWRELDGRLSLYLRTSAGSEAVHFQVPQLGALETHLCITWDSSSGAAALFLDGRKSLTKIYKKGHRVQSGGRVILGQDLDSYEGSFDAKQSFVGEISDVNMWDSVLPDSTIQDMSSGKRVPRGNVFDWEATPLKIHGGAKVLNREL; translated from the exons atgaaattttCAGGCGTTCTTTTTCTCGTTGCCATCTCCACGATGTTGGCAG TGAGTGATGGCATTAAGACCGTGGTATTCCCCACAGAGACAAATACCGATTATGTTGAGTTGAGCCCTCTGAAATCTCTGAACTTGGCGGCATTCACTCTGTGCATGCGTGTCGCCACAGAGCTCAGTGGGCACCGTGAGGTCATTCTCTTTGCATATCGGACTCCAGACGCTGATGAACTGAATGTGTGGCGTGAACTGGACGGCAG attgTCCCTGTACCTGAGAACATCGGCAGGTTCAGAAGCTGTTCACTTCCAAGTCCCTCAGCTTGGTGCGCTTGAGACCCACCTTTGCATCACCTGGGATTCCAGTTCAGGTGCTGCTGCCCTCTTCCTGGATGGGAGGAAAAGCCTGACTAAAATCTACAAGAAGGGTCACAGAGTGCAGTCTGGAGGCAGGGTTATCCTCGGACAAGATCTGGACAGTTATGAGGGTTCTTTTGATGCCAAACAGAGTTTTGTCGGGGAGATCAGTGATGTTAATATGTGGGACTCTGTCCTCCCAGACAGCACCATCCAAGACATGTCCTCTGGGAAGAGAGTACCAAGAGGAAACGTTTTTGACTGGGAAGCTACACCGCTTAAAATTCATGGGGGGGCAAAGGTCCTTAATCGTGAACTGTAG
- the LOC121884488 gene encoding gastrula zinc finger protein XlCGF57.1-like codes for METISTSVKPATQSSVKMPITCRILLNSIKTETMEEYEAEEKTNSSKMSSSAEKQTSKSLAGPHDEGEESFIGGQMDPHQRADTVEKTHRCDQCQKSFSSSAYLKYHQRIHTGEKPFTCDQCGRSFTHPGDLKRHRRTHTGEKPYTCDQCGRSFTQLGHLKGHRLTHTGEKPYRCDQCGRSFTQLGHLKGHRLTHTGEKPYTCDQCGRSFTQLGHLKGHRLTHTGEKPYTCDQCGRSFTQLGNLKRHRRTHTGEKPYRCDQCGRSFTQPEDLKRHWRTHTGEKPYTCDQCGRSFTQLGNLKRHRRTHTGEKPYRCDQCGRSFTQPEDLKRHWRTHTGEKLYLCNQCGRSFTLSGHLKRHQCTHTGEKLYLCEQCGRSFTLFGNLKRHQRTHTGEKPPSCEQCRKLHLMGHFKETSAHSHCVESALELSGSLVC; via the exons atggaaacaatcAGTACATCTGTCAAACCTGCAACTCAGAGCTCAGTCAAGATGCCGATCACCTGCAGGATTCTATTAAACTCCATTAAGACAGAAACG ATGGAAGAATatgaagcagaggagaagacaaacagcagtaaaatgaGCTCATCAGCAGAG aaacaaacaagcaaaagcTTAGCTGGACCTCATGATGAGGGTGAGGAGAGTTTCATAGGAGGACAAATGGATCCACATCAGCGAGCCGACACTGTGGAGAAAACACATCGCTGTGACCAGTGTCAGAAGAGCTTCTCTTCCTCAGCATATTTGAAGTATCACCAACGTATCCACACTGGAGAAAAACCTTTCACCTGTGACCAGTGTGGTAGGAGTTTCACTCATCCTGGAGATTTAAAGAGACATCGGCGCACTCACACTGGAGAAAAGCCTTACACCTGTGACCAGTGTGGTAGGAGTTTCACTCAACTTGGACATTTAAAGGGACATCGGCTCACTCACACTGGAGAAAAGCCTTACAGATGTGACCAGTGTGGTAGGAGTTTCACTCAACTTGGACATTTAAAGGGACATCGGCTCACTCACACTGGAGAAAAGCCTTACACCTGTGACCAGTGTGGTAGGAGTTTCACTCAACTTGGACATTTAAAGGGACATCGGCTCACTCACACTGGAGAAAAGCCTTACACCTGTGACCAGTGTGGTAGGAGTTTCACTCAACTTGGAAATTTAAAGAGACATCGACGCACTCACACTGGAGAAAAGCCTTACAGATGTGACCAGTGTGGTAGGAGTTTCACTCAACCTGAAGATTTAAAGAGGCACTGGCGCACTCACACTGGAGAAAAGCCTTACACCTGTGACCAGTGTGGTAGGAGTTTCACTCAACTTGGAAATTTAAAGAGACATCGACGCACTCACACTGGAGAAAAGCCTTACAGATGTGACCAGTGTGGTAGGAGTTTCACTCAACCTGAAGATTTAAAGAGACACTGGCGCactcacactggagaaaaacTATACCTCTGTAACCAGTGTGGTAGGAGTTTCACTCTATCTGGACATTTAAAGAGACATCAGTGCactcacactggagaaaaacTGTACCTCTGTGAGCAGTGTGGTAGGAGTTTCACTCTATTTGGAAATTTAAAGAGACATCAGCGCACTCACACTGGAGAAAAGCCTCCCAGCTGTGAGCAGTGCAGGAAGTTACATTTGATGGGACACTTTAAAGAAACATCAGCACACTCACACTGTGTAGAGAGTGCACTTGAACTGTCTGGATCCCTTGTATGTTAA